TGTACGTCGTCAGCTGCTGCATCTCCGTCTCGAAGACGACGACCTCACCGCTGGCGGCTGCCGCGGTTCCAGCGGACATGCCCATCGCAAGCGCACTCGCGGCCAGCAGCACCGGAACGGAACGGAACAGGCTCATGTGTTTGACGCCCTTTCATTGGATTTCATTTTTCGCTGGACAGCGCGGGTTTTCGGCCACCGGTCACCGACCGATCCGGGTGGCCGAGGACAACGCACCCACGCTGACAGTCATTACGAGCACGCCGAGAACCGCGATGATCCCGGCTGCTCTCGCCGGCGCTTCCCGCACGCCGCTGGACTCCGCCAGCTCCGGCACCCCGGGCGGCGGCACTTCCGGCGTGTCCACGCCGGGCAGCGTCGGCGCGACGGGGGCCACCGCACGTGCCGTGGCACGCAACAGCTGGGCGGAATCCGCCACCGCACCACCGGAAACCGCGGTAGCGGTGACCGTGAGGTCGACCCGCTCACCGGCTCCCACCCGGCAGGTGTAGGTGATCGACTGGCCGGGCGCGAGCTCACCGATCTCACGCCCACACGCGGCGGGCTGCCCGCTGACCACCACATCCACCAGCGGCACCGTGGACGGGTTGCGGACCGTCACCGGAACCAGCGCGGCATCAGCGCCCTCGGTGAGCGCGATGTCGCCGATGGACAGCTCGATCTGCGCCTGCTGCAGGATCTCGACGCGCCCAGCCGCCTCCGCCGTCACGCGGCTCCCATCCGGAGTCGTGCCGCTGACGCGCGCAGTCAGGCCACCGTCCTCCGGCACGGGGCCTTCGCACGACACCTCCGCGCTGCGCCCCGGCTCCAGCCGGTCGACCTCGCGACGACACGGGCCGTTGCCGAGCTCGGCTTCGATCCGCGTCAGCGCGACGCCGCCGGTGTTGGTGATGACCGCGTGCTGGGTGATCCGGTCACCGGGGTGCGCGGCGGACCGCTCCGCGCTGGTGCGAACCTCCAGCGCCGCGTGCCAGCTGACGCGCAGCCGCCACTTTCCCCAGCAGGGATCGCCGGACCCGGGAATGCCGGACCCGGGAACGACGCCCCGGACCACGACGGTGCTGCCGTCCGCAGCGAGGATGCCGGGCAAGCGGTCCGACACGTCCGCGTGCGCGGTGGAGTTACCGCGCTCGTCCCGGGTGATGCGCTCGGCCACGATCCGCTCCGAGCCCACGTGCAGGGCCATCGCGGGGTCGTTCGACCACACGCCCGGGACGAAGCGGCACCAGCCCATCGCGTCGTCGCCCCATTCGAGTTCTGCGATCAAACCCCGGGATTCGCGAGGGATCTTAAGCTCGGCGACCGAGGCGACGCCGGGAACCAGGACGCCACCGACCGTCACCGATGTGGCGCCCTGGTCACGTCCGGCCGGCCCGTGCGCGGCCACGAGCCACGGTGCGAGCAGCAGCAGCGCGCACACCAGCAAGCTCGATGAACGCGCGCCCTTCAAGGTGCGCACGACTGCAGATCCCCCTCTGTAGCCAGCGTTTTCGGCATATACCCGAAGACGATGTCACGTTCTGTCACGTGATCGACGCAGAAGGTAGCACGGTCCGATTTCGACTCCGCCCACCGTGAAACTGACTCCACTTTGGACACGAGAATTAACGTGACCTGCTAGGAAAAGGGGCCTGTCACCCGGTCAGACTAGCTCCGCGTGCACCGCCGATGTCCGATTCGGATTTATCAAGACCACCCGATTGAGCGGAATCGATCCCGGTTCAAGGGAATTGGCCGATCTCACCGGTACCTTCGCCCCTGGCCGCGCTCCGGTTCTCGGGCGCCTGGCGCCTCGTCCTCCCACGCGTTCGTTAGGACCTAACCGCCGTGATCCTCATCAGCCTGCTGGCGATCGCCCTGCTGACCGTCGCCGTCGCCGGGTTCACCGTGCTGAACGCCCGCCGCAAGGCGGCCGCGTCCGGCGAAGCGGATTCGGACTCACAATCCTTCGTCGGCGGTGTGCTGGCCGCCCTGTTCACCGTGGTGCTCGCCTTCTACATCGTGTTCGCCTGGCAGAACGGCGACGACATCGAGAAGGCCTCGCAGCACGAGACCAACGCCCTCATCGACGTCTACTGGCAGGCCAGCATCGCCCCGGAGCCGCACGCCGCGGCCATCCAGACGACGATCTCCGAGTACACCGCCAGGGTCGCCGACCACGAGTGGCTCGCCCACGACGCGGGCGGGGCCGATCCGGAGGCGGAGCGGCTGCTGGCCGAGCTGCGCACGCAGGTGCTGGCGCTGCCGGTGGACAGCGAGGCGCTCAAGACCTCTCGCGAGCAGTCGCTGCAGGACATCCGGCAGATCACCGAGAACCGCCAGGAGCGGGTCACCATCGCGACCGACGACCAGAGCTTCAACATCGTGCTACTGGTGGCCAGCGTTCTCGGTGCGGTGCTGATGATCGCCTTCCCGCTGCTGATCGGGCTGAGCATGCGCCCGGCCAACGTCGCGGTGATGGCGGTGCTCACGGCGACTCTCGGGTTCACCGTCTACATGTCGTTCGCGCTGCTGCAGCCGTTCAGCGGCCCGTTCGGCGTCGACCCGGACTCCTTCAACGCCGCCCAGGAGACCTTCACCACAGCCTCGGGATCAGCGTCCTGAATCAGTCCGCCGCGGATCGACGGCGGGCCGCGGTGACCGCGAGGACGACGGCGAAGACGATCAGGGAGCTGACGGGTGCCCAGACCGTCGGGGCGGGAACCCCGTAGAGGGAACCGAAGATCGCGCCACCGGGAGCACCGCGCCGATGGTGCTGGCCACCCACACCGAAGCCGGGCGCGGATGGCCGCGCAGCCCGCGGACGGCTCCCAGCGACAGCAGCAGGTACACCACCATCAGGGTGAAGCCGCCGAACTTGCCAGGTCGCGGCGCGCAGCCGGGGTGAAGGCCACCGGGCTGTTGGCCGAGCCCGCTGCGCAAGGTGTCGTGCAGGTATCCGCCGATGCGCACGCCGAGCCCGGCGGTCACGTAGCTGTACAGCGAGCCCGCGGTGTGGATGCGCTTGTCCCCGGATCCGAAGAGGACGTTCAGCGCCGACCGGACGCGCCCACCCGCGCCGACAGCGCGTCGAGCGCGCCGAGGTACTCCTTCGCCCGCTCGACGTGGACGAGGTGGCCGCAGGCGATCTCGACGAGTTCCGGGTCGCGGAGCAGCTCCATCGCGCGGTCCTTGTCCTCGCCGTCCATCGCGGCCATCAGGACGTCCCGCTCGTCGTAGTAGGTGCCGTTGCGCTTGAACCACCAGTTGGTGTGGATCAGCGTGGTCGGCGCCTCGACGGCGGCGAGGGCCGCGGCGGTGTCGAACCCGTCGTACCAGTGGCCGCTGTCGAAGGCCGTGCCGAACACCGGGTCGTAGTTCACGAAGCCCTCGAAGTAGACGTTCACCAGCCAGGGCAGGAAGAAGATCCGCAGCGGTCGGCCCGGGTTGTTGTCGATCCACCGCAACGAGTACCGGACGATGCCGCGGGCGAGCGGGCCGAAGAAGGCGAAGTACTCGCTGTGCTCGACGTAGTACCGCTGGAAGCTCTCGGCAGGCTTGGCGCGGAGGTACTCGACGGCCAGCCGCGGCAGCATCCCACCGGTCGTGCGCTCGGCCCGGGGCGGGATCGAGGAGAACAGCGGCGGATCCTCCAGCAGCAGGCCCCGGACCAGCTCGGGCCGGTTGGCGGCCAGCCACAGCGCCAGCAGAGCGCCCGACGAGTGCCCGGACACGATGGCCGGTTCCCCCACCACCGCGTCGAGGAACGCCGCGATCAGCGCACCGACGTTCGCGTTGGTGTAGTCCTGCGCGCCGAGCCGCCCCGACTGGCCGTGACCGGCGACGTCGACGGCGTAGACGTGGTAGCGCTGCACCAGCTCGGGGAGGACCTTCGCGTGGTCCTCCCACTGAGAACCCTGCCCGTGCACCAGGACCAGCGGCGGCCCGTTGTCCGGGCCCTCGCCGTAGTTGGTGACGAACCCGTCGATCTCCACCCGACGTTCTGCCACGCGGTCGAGGGCCGCCCGCCCTCCGCTACCGGCCACGAGCACTCCTAAGCTCCCAGAAGTATAACTTGTATAACTTAGCCTACTTGTAGCCGAGGGGCTGTCGAAGCCAGGGGCCAGCACCTCGGCGATCACGGGTAAGACGAAGCCGGGCGCGCATTCGTGACAGCCGGTCCGCGGAGCCGACCTCAGCCCGGAACACGCCCTCTGGAATATGCGTTCCTGCCGCACGCGTCCGGCACCGCTCTCGTTCCGGACATGATCGAAAACGCCTGCCGCGCAGGGAACATCGGACGAACGGCGGGTCGCCGGATCGCGGTTTGGCGTCAGAACCGGCTTGGGTCTAGTCCATTCGTGGTTTTCGCTTGACCTGTCGTCCCGAGATCACAACACTCAGCGTCGCGCACCGAGCTCAGCGCGAGCGCTGCCGGGCAGGGGGCCCGGGCTCGGCTCATCGCGTGCAAGAGCGCAGGGCCGCAACGGTTCTGCACCGCACTGGGGGAGGATGGCTCCGCACCCCGTTCGTGCGCGCGGGTTGCCGCGTCCACCAACGCGCGTCCCTTCCCCTTGATGCCGCATGCGTTCAGGCATCCTTAGGGATTGGAGGGGCATGCCGACGATCACGTCCTATCCAGGTGTCTACGTCGAGGAGATCCCCAGCAGCGCGCGCACCATCACCACCGTCACCACCTCGGTGACCGCGTTCGTGGGGCACACCAAGCGAGGACCGCTCAACACCCCGGTCCGCATCACGAGTTTCGCCGATTTCGAGCACCACTTCGGCGGGCTGACGCCCAACAGCGCAGTCGGTTACGCCGTGCACCAGTTCTTCGGCAACGGCGGCCGCATCGCGGTCATCGTGCGCGTCGCCAAGCGCGGTTCGGGCGAAGCGGCCTGCGTGCAGCTCCCGGACGAGCACGACGACGACTGCCCGGTGCTGGCGGTGCGGGCCAAAGAGCCCGGCGTCTGGGGCAACGGCCTGCACGTCACGGTGGACTACAACACCTCGGCCCCCGACGAGACGTTCAACCTGCAGGTCTCCGACGCCAAGAACCGGGCGCGGGAGGTGTTCACCGGGCTGTCGATGGACCGCGGTCACGGCCGCTTCGTCGAGAGCGTGGTCAACTCCGGCTCCTCGCTGATCCACGCCGAGGCTCTCGACGAGGGGCGTCCGGCCGCTTCCGGCACCGTGTCCGGCGTGTTCGACGGCGAGTTCCCCGATCTGGCCGTCGAACTGACCGTCTGCATCGGTGACGTCGAGCGCGATTTCACGCTCCACGACCCGGATCAGGACGGCGAAGCACCGACCACGCTGGTCGAGCTGGCGCTGCTGCTGGAGCGCAAGCTCCGGGCGCTGCCGGACGCCCCGGGCAAGCGGGCATTCGCCGGTGCGGAGGTCGTTCCCTTCGGCAACCGCCTGCAGATCATCGCCGGCTCGACCGATCCGGCCGACGAGGTGCGCTTCAGCGGGGAGTGCGCGGGCGATCTCGGCCTCGACGAGACGGTCAACCCGCCGGTGTTCGCGCTGTGCGGTGGCGCGGACGGCGATCCGCCGGGCCCGAGCGATCTCATCGGCTCCGAAGCGGCCAAGACCGGGATCCAGGCACTGCGCGACGTGCACGACGTCAACCTCCTCGCGCTGCCGGAGGTCTCCGACTACGAGTCCACTGAGGACGCTGTCGCGGTGATCGCCGCCGCTGACCGGCTGTGCCGGGAGCGCCGGATCTTCCAGCTCGTGGACGCCCCGTCGGCCTGGGGCGGCGTGGACTCCGTCCGGGCCGGGATCTCGGCGTTCGAGCCGGTCCGCAGCGATCACGCGGGCCTGTTCTTCCCGCACCTGCAGGCGGCCGACCCGCTGACCGGGCGGCTGCGCGCCTACCCGCCGTGCGGGGCGGTGGCCGGGATCATCGCGCGGACCGACGGTGAGCGCGGGGTGTGGAAGGCCCCGGCGGGCACCGAGGCGAAAGTGCGCGGTGTGCAGTCGCTTTCGGTGCAGCTCTCGGACCGGGAGAACGGGCTGCTCAACCCGCTCGGGGTGAACTGCCTGCGGACGTTCCCGGTGGTCGGGCCGCTGGTGTGGGG
This portion of the Saccharopolyspora antimicrobica genome encodes:
- a CDS encoding DUF4239 domain-containing protein, with the protein product MILISLLAIALLTVAVAGFTVLNARRKAAASGEADSDSQSFVGGVLAALFTVVLAFYIVFAWQNGDDIEKASQHETNALIDVYWQASIAPEPHAAAIQTTISEYTARVADHEWLAHDAGGADPEAERLLAELRTQVLALPVDSEALKTSREQSLQDIRQITENRQERVTIATDDQSFNIVLLVASVLGAVLMIAFPLLIGLSMRPANVAVMAVLTATLGFTVYMSFALLQPFSGPFGVDPDSFNAAQETFTTASGSAS
- a CDS encoding alpha/beta hydrolase yields the protein MAGSGGRAALDRVAERRVEIDGFVTNYGEGPDNGPPLVLVHGQGSQWEDHAKVLPELVQRYHVYAVDVAGHGQSGRLGAQDYTNANVGALIAAFLDAVVGEPAIVSGHSSGALLALWLAANRPELVRGLLLEDPPLFSSIPPRAERTTGGMLPRLAVEYLRAKPAESFQRYYVEHSEYFAFFGPLARGIVRYSLRWIDNNPGRPLRIFFLPWLVNVYFEGFVNYDPVFGTAFDSGHWYDGFDTAAALAAVEAPTTLIHTNWWFKRNGTYYDERDVLMAAMDGEDKDRAMELLRDPELVEIACGHLVHVERAKEYLGALDALSARVGASGRR
- a CDS encoding phage tail sheath family protein; the protein is MPTITSYPGVYVEEIPSSARTITTVTTSVTAFVGHTKRGPLNTPVRITSFADFEHHFGGLTPNSAVGYAVHQFFGNGGRIAVIVRVAKRGSGEAACVQLPDEHDDDCPVLAVRAKEPGVWGNGLHVTVDYNTSAPDETFNLQVSDAKNRAREVFTGLSMDRGHGRFVESVVNSGSSLIHAEALDEGRPAASGTVSGVFDGEFPDLAVELTVCIGDVERDFTLHDPDQDGEAPTTLVELALLLERKLRALPDAPGKRAFAGAEVVPFGNRLQIIAGSTDPADEVRFSGECAGDLGLDETVNPPVFALCGGADGDPPGPSDLIGSEAAKTGIQALRDVHDVNLLALPEVSDYESTEDAVAVIAAADRLCRERRIFQLVDAPSAWGGVDSVRAGISAFEPVRSDHAGLFFPHLQAADPLTGRLRAYPPCGAVAGIIARTDGERGVWKAPAGTEAKVRGVQSLSVQLSDRENGLLNPLGVNCLRTFPVVGPLVWGSRTLAGADSVDSEWKYLPVRRLALHVEESLRRGLQWVVFEPNDDQLWQQIRLSASGYLHALFRQGAFRGRTPREAYFVKCDSDTTTEADVERGVVNVVVGIAPVKPAEFVIVTIQQLTGQPEV